From the genome of Athalia rosae chromosome 3, iyAthRosa1.1, whole genome shotgun sequence:
TTATCTCCGTCCTCGGTGCTGGTTCCGATCATCCTACGGAATTCCGAAcatgaaatttctcgtttcatcgGAAAATTGGAGAGCTTGGCCTTCTCCGCTTGGCTATCCCGTAGATGCACCGTGCAGATAAACAAACGGCAATCGGCAAAGTGGAGGTTGAAGATTCCCGGCGGTTCACGACGAATTAGGAGACAGCGTCGAATGTAATTCGGGATTTGAAAAGGCTACCGTAATAGCGAGCTATTAGACGCGAAGAGGCTATTTCACCGCTCGAGCGTTATCAGATCGACCCACTTACCAAATTATTTATCTACATCTCCGcggtttcaaaaaaaatgggggTCCGCCGGTGCGACTGAACGATCGAGTGGCTCGATCAAAAATCGCACTTCAAAACGAAAGAGGCCCGCGGAGTTACCTCAAGTAAACGAAACCATTTACGGCGAGGAGCGCACCCGGGGGCTGAAGGGGGCAAGGGGGGACGTTGGGCTAAATATAATCTCCCTAGATTCCAGGTTATTAAACGTGGGGCGTGCTACCGCctcctcgtctctctctctctctctcgcgatCTTTGGAAACAGGCAAGGGAGAGACCAACGCCAACGCCGAAGAGTAACGCCACGGGGAAACAGGTGTAGCGTATTTATATTAGACGTCCGTGCGTCATACGACCTCGAGGGGGGAAAATCGCGTCCCACGGGCCACTTAGTCAccgaactttttattttatcgcacTTTAATCGGACACATATCATAAAGTGTCCGCACCTGTTGGCACCTGGGAATCGGACTACATTATGACATTCGCGCTAGTCGGGCCAACTGCGGCGACGGTTGCCGTTGGCACGGATCGGGCTCGATGGATTTCTCTCGCACTTTCGAAACTCGAGACGTGTTCGAACGGCCGCCCGCCTCGGTCTTCcggaattatgaaaaatgatttgtGACAGGACATCGCGGACAGACTTCAACAAGAAGAGGAGGCCAGGAACCAGCTCTTCCAAAACAAGAAGAAGTTGGACCAGGAGGTCGCCGGGTTGAAGAAGGATGTCGAGGACTTGGAATTGGCTATCCAGAAATCCGACCAGGATAAGGCTACCAAAGACCACCAGATCAGAAACCTCAACGACGAGATCGCCCACCAGGACGAACTCATCAACAAATTGaacaaggagaagaagaaccaGGGAGAAGTTAACCAGAAGACCGCTGAGGAACTTCAAGCTGCCGAGGACAAGGTCAACCACCTCAACAAGGTCAAGGCTAAGCTCGAACAGACCCTCGACGAACTCGAGGACTCCCTCGAACGCGAGAAGAAACTCCGGTGAGTCGATCGGAGACGTCCCCACGTTCGATGCGGCGTGTGCGGTGCCGGACTAAAGGAGACACCggctgaaaaaaacaataattttttaacattGCAGCGGAGACGTAGAGAAGTCGAAGAGGAAGACCGAGGGCGACCTGAAACTCACTCAGGAAGCCGTTGCCGACCTCGAGAGGAACAAGAAGGAACTCGAACAGACCATCCAGCGCAAGGACAAGGAACTGTCCTCCCTGACCGCCAAGCTGGAAGACGAACAGTCCCTCGTTGGCAAACTCCAGAAGCAAATCAAGGAACTCCAGGCTCGCATCGAGGAGCTCGAGGAAGAGGTGAGTCGGGAGATCCTTGTTCCGGATCAACCGGTGCTCACCTCGGATTCTTTATTCCCCTCTTCAGGTCGAAGCCGAGCGACAGGCTCGCGCCAAGGCCGAGAAGCAACGCAGCGACTTGGCCCGCGAACTCGAAGAGCTCGGCGAACGTCTCGAGGAAGCCGGTGGTGCCACTTCCGCCCAAATCGAGCTCAACAAGAAACGCGAGGCTGAACTCAGCAAGTTGCGCAGGGACCTCGAGGAGGCCAACATTCAGCATGAGGGATCTCTCGCCAATCTTCGCAAGAAGCACAACGACGCCGTCGCCGAGATGGGCGAGCAGATCGACACCCTCAACAAGCTCAAGGCTAGGTGAGTACGAAAGCGTGCGAAGCGGAGGGACGGGAATTGGGGTAGTTCGAACGCGTCCGATCTAAATTACGGATGGATCGGAGGAAATTCGCCGAACCGCGAAATACGAGAGTCGAGTTGAGAATAACTTTTGATAAACTTTTGCAAATAGGGCCGAAAAGGGCCGAGCCGATATCCACCAAGAGTTGAACAACAGTCGCGGAGCTATCGACGTGGTGGCGAGGGagaaggtagaaaaaatccCCACCCCCTGACAGCGTTTatatgtcttttttttcgaccttCCAACTTGTCGTCGTCACTATCAGCATGGAGCGCATTGATCCCCGTATTTCTTCGCAGTATTCGTTGACGCGGTTCTACAAGTGAATAACCGATCTTTCCAGTTTCAGATCCGAacctgaaaaataatcgatctaCTTTCTCGTTACTTGTGTCCTTTGAATATTCAACCCTGGACCGCCGACGCCCCCTACCATTCCCACTCTTCGGCGAAGCCGATGTTTCCACCATCCACCCCAaccattattttcaattcccatcgcgttgaatgaaaatttcttcgcgaCGTCCTCACAACACCCAAAGTTGGCGTTGGCAGTCCAGGTTGAACGGACAAAACTTGTGTCTTATCGCCCGATTCCAATGCGTGTCTAACTCCTCGGTCGTTGCCTTTTCCATGTTACATCGACAGGGCCGAGAAAGAGAAGGTGCAATACTTCAGTGAGTTGAACGATCTTCGCGCCGGAGTCGACCACCTCACCAACGAGAAGGTAATCCCCAGATTTGATCCCCTTGCCGCTGACCGCTACTAACGCTTCTAGGGTAACCAGAACCAGCGAGAGACGTCCCCGTCACGGGATCTTTCATGTTGTGTGACGTGATCCCCTAAGTGCCCCTGCTACCGCTTGCGCGTTCCGCTAGAAATGATGTTGCGTCGTTTATTGACGGATTTTTTGCAATTCCACAACAGGCCGCCCAGGAGAAAATCGCTAAGCAGCTCCAGCATCAGCTGAACGAGACCCAGGGCAAACTGGAGGAGACCAACCGCACCCTCAACGACTTCGATGCCGCCAAGAAGAAGCTGTCGATCGAAAACAGCGACCTTCTTCGCCAACTCGAGGAGGCCGAGTCCCAGGTCAGCCAGCTCTCGAAGATCAAGATCTCGCTCACCACTCAACTCGAGGATACCAAGAGGCTCGCGGACGAGGAATCTCGCGAGCGTGCCACGCTTCTCGGAAAGTTCAGAAACCTCGAACACGACCTGGACAACATCAGGGAGCAAGTCGAAGAGGAAGCGGAAGGCAAGGCCGACATACAGAGGCAACTCAGCAAGGCCAACGCGGAGGCTCAACTCTGGCGTACCAAGTACGAGTCCGAGGGAGTCGCCAGGGCCGAGGAACTCGAGGAAGCGAAGCGCAAGCTCCAGGCTCGCCTCGCCGAGGCGGAGGAGACCATCGAGTCGCTCAACCAGAAGGTCATCGCTCTGGAGAAGACCAAGCAACGCCTCACCACCGAGGTCGAGGATCTCCAGCTGGAGGTGGACCGTGCGACCGCCATCGCGAACGCCGCCGAAAAGAAGCAGAAGGCTTTCGACAAGATCATCGGGGAATGGAAACTCAAAGTGGACGATCTGGCGGCAGAGCTGGACGCGAGCCAGAAGGAGTGCCGCAACTACAGTACCGAACTCTTCAGACTCAAGGGAGCCTACGAAGAGGGACAGGAACAGCTGGAGGCCGTCCGTCGCGAGAACAAGAACCTCGCCGACGAGGTGAAGGATCTCCTCGACCAGATCGGAGAGGGTGGACGCAACATCCACGAAATCGAGAAGGCGAGAAAGCGCCTGGAGGCTGAGAAGGACGAACTCCAGGCTGCCCTCGAGGAAGCCGAGGCAGCGCTCGAACAGGAGGAGAACAAGGTGCTCCGCAGCCAGCTGGAGCTCAGCCAGGTCAGACAGGAGATCGACCGTCGCATccaggagaaggaggaggaattCGAAAACACCAGGAAGAACCACCAGCGTGCCCTCGACTCGATGCAAGCATCCCTCGAAGCCGAAGCCAAGGGTAAGGCCGAGGCGCTTCGCATGAAGAAGAAGCTCGAGGCCGACATCAACGAGCTCGAAATCGCCCTCGACCACGCCAACAAGGCGAACGCGGAGGCCCAGAAGAACATCAAGAGATACCAACAGCAGCTCAAGGACGTGCAGACCGCGCTCGAGGAGGAGCAACGCGCGCGCGACGACGCCAGGGAACTCCTCGGAATTTCCGAACGTCGCGCCAACGCCCTGCAAAACGAACTCGAGGAGAGCCGCACGCTCCTCGAGCAGGCGGACCGTGGCCGTAGGCAGGCCGAACAAGAACTCGGCGACGCTCACGAGCAACTCAACGAAATCGGTGCACAAAACGCTTCCATCTCCGCCGCCAAGAGGAAACTCGAGAGCGAACTCCAGACCCTACACGTAAGTATCCGAAAAATGATCGTCACGGGAGGAAGAGTGTaccgaaatacaaaaaaaaacaaaaaaaaaaaaacggaaggttcgtaattttttcaatgtcgTTCGCAGTCCGATCTTGACGAGCTCCTGAACGAAGCCAAGAATTCCGAGGAGAAGGCAAAGAAGGCGATGGTCGACGCCGCCCGACTCGCCGACGAACTCAGAGCCGAACAAGACCACGCCCAGACCCAGGAGAAGCTGCGCAAGGCGCTCGAGACTCAGATCAAGGAACTCCAAGTCCGTCTGGACGAGGCCGAGGCGAACGCGCTCAAGGGAGGCAAGAAGGCCATCCAGAAACTGGAGCAACGAGTCCGCGAGCTGGAGAACGAACTCGACGGAGAACAGAGGAGGCACGCCGACGCCCAGAAGAACCTGCGCAAGTCGGAGCGCCGCATCAAGGAGCTCAGCTTCCAGGTAAAGCGACAGCGTCCTCGAATcccgtcgaaatttttcaccccgatgCTTCGCCACGTACGAACGTTCGCCAACccggctgatttttttttttcctccaggcCGACGAGGACCGCAAGAACCACGAGCGTATGCAGGACCTGGTCGACAAACTGCAGCAGAAGATCAAGACGTACAAGAGGCAGATCGAAGAGGCGGAGGAAATCGCGGCCCTGAATCTCGCCAAGTTCCGCAAGGCCCAACAGGAGCTCGAGGAAGCCGAGGAGAGAGCAGACCTCGCCGAACAGGCGATCGCAAAGTTCCGCACCAAGGGACGTGGAGGAAGTGCCGCACGTGGTCTCAGCCCAGCGGTAAGCTCTTCTTTCTCATTCCGCCCCAGACATTTCGCAAATCTATCGAATGGGTGATTTTCGCGCGACTCGCACCGATCACGACGCGACGAACGAGACAAGGACCCGCGCGTCAAGATCGAACTTGTTAGGGGATTCTTTGAAAAGGGatcgatgtatatataaagaAAACCATTACGTTCTATGCCCAAATTTAGCCCCAGAAGGGTCGCAAGTTACCCGCAGCCCTGGAGTAGCCAGTCGCCGCTACCCCCGTAAGTCCGAAGACCCAAATGTGTGCAGCGTGAATCCGAGCCCGACACTATGttctaataataatcgtcATTTCTTTCACTTCACCCTCCCGCTCATGTTTCTGGGCAAAAACCAACAACCatacaaacaaataaaaaaaaaaaaaaacatccctcAAAGCCGAAGCAAAAATGATTGTAAAAATCGCCGTTGAATCGGCTCTCACATAATTGCACAAAGCAATCGAGGATTGTTGTCACACGTTGTACTCGTACGGCTTAATTTGTCACCAGGTCCGCACCGCGACCTTTGCTCAGGGTCTCATATTCGCAACAATAACAATCGCGTAATCCCCCAAACGTGGCAAATAATAcgatgaattctaattctgttgtaataaattttaacaAATCATCGTTACAATCACCACCACTTGACCAGCTCTGCGtcgaataaatattcacaaataataattatggatTTAACAGAGATAATCTAACAAatcatgttcttttttttttcttctttttgttttttcgaagaTCGTACCAGGTGTACAGATACGACGTAGTCTCCATATCGTGTACCGTATCGGATATTCAAAGTgcctaatttatttttgttcgccTGTTATTTACAGCCACACAGACCCATTCAACGACCCTTGTTCGACGGTTCTGCGTTCCCGCCACGCTTCGACCTCCAGCCCGACGGTGACCTGTAAGCCAAAACACGAGAACCCCCATCAACAGATTTTTCCCTGCACTCCACCTCGCCGTGaacgatgaaagaaagaagaaggaaaaacaacaacatctttgtctctctctctccctctccccctctcgcCATCAATATCTGTacgatatgaataaatattatatattctacGCTGCACAGTTAATAAGTGACATTGAACATTCATCGAGATAATGATAATCctcgcgttattattatcatcgtcaatattattgttaatattattaatcttattattgttattaattcaTTAATATCGCGGCATCGTGTACGATAAccatcgggaaaaaaaataacaattgcgcgaaaaacgaaagatcgagcacatacgtcgtacgtacgtacgtataagttACACGAGAAGAAAACACTGAACAAGCGCGATTTTTAATGCACGTTtgaacgattaattttatGCACGAGTATTACGCACAAATATCAGTGTCGAGGACAACGAGCGACGAGTGGTAGAAGGAGCTGAGGTTACAACAGCGGCGATTGgttattttatcgttagataaagaaaatgtatattaagaacgaaagaacaagaacaagaacaagatGCAACGATAACGCAACTGCAATgatgatattatataatacCCTATAaagtaatttaatttataaaatgaaatatgtatttattaaaataaataagcaaataaataaatctaagTACTGAATCAATGAATCCATATCACCGACTTTGCACCTGTACGCGTGGATCCCGCAGCGATCGCGGTATAGGCCTGTACGTTATAATAGATTACAGCTGAGGAACGCGATATCGCCGCGTGACTCGCGGTGATTATCGAtctcgttgtcgttgtcgttgtcgaaCGTTTTACTTCCAACGTATCTGAGGGAAAAGTTCGATCGGTTCGACGTCGATCGGACGCGTTTTCCAACGCGATCGCATCGCGGCGAAACGAACGAGCGGCCGAGACCGGGGCGgggatatattttattacttgTTTCAATCATCTCACGTACGCACATCACGATTCACCGCATTATTGcacaattttttaacaaaCG
Proteins encoded in this window:
- the LOC105685360 gene encoding myosin heavy chain, muscle isoform X2, giving the protein MPKPIKQEGEDPDPTPYLFVSLEQKRIDQTKPYDAKKACWVPDEKEGHVLGEIKATKGDVVTVCLPGGETKDFKKDQLQQVNPPKYEKAEDMSNLTYLNDASVLHNLKQRYYHKLIYTYSGLFCVAINPYKRYPVYTQRCAKLYRGKRRNEVPPHIFAISDGAYVNMLTNSENQSMLITGESGAGKTENTKKVIAYFATVGASTKKEDNPNQKKGSLEDQVVQTNPVLEAFGNAKTVRNDNSSRFGKFIRIHFGPSGKLAGADIETYLLEKARVISQQSLERSYHIFYQMMSGAVPNLKQNCLLSDNINDYYFVSQGKTTIPGMDDGEECTLTDQAFDVLGFTQEEKDNIYKITAAVMHMGGMKFKQRGREEQAEADGTEEGERVAKLLGCDCADMYKNLLKPRIKVGNEFVTQGRNKDQVAYSVGAMSKAMFDRLFKWLVKKCNETLDTKQKRQHFIGVLDIAGFEIFDFNGFEQLCINFTNEKLQQFFNHHMFVLEQEEYKKEGIDWAFIDFGMDLLACIELIEKPMGILSILEEESMFPKATDKTFEEKLNNNHLGKSPNFLKPKPPKPGQQAAHFAIGHYAGNVPYNITGWLEKNKDPLNDSVVDQYKKSSNKLLVEIFADHPGQSGGGDAGGGGGKGGRGKKGGGFATVSSSYRDQLNNLMTTLRATQPHFVRCIIPNELKQPGLIDSHLVMHQLTCNGVLEGIRICRKGFPNRMVYPDFKLRYKILAPAAVDKASEPKKAAEAILDAAGLDADQFRLGHTKVFFRAGVLGQMEEYRDERLSKIVSWMQAFVRGYLCRKDYKKRQEQRLALQVVQRNLRKYLQLRTWPWWKLWQKVKPLLNVSRIEDELAKWEEKATKAQEAFEREEKARKELEALNSKLLTEKTDLLRQLEGEKGSLSEYQEKAIKLGAQKADLESQLQDIADRLQQEEEARNQLFQNKKKLDQEVAGLKKDVEDLELAIQKSDQDKATKDHQIRNLNDEIAHQDELINKLNKEKKNQGEVNQKTAEELQAAEDKVNHLNKVKAKLEQTLDELEDSLEREKKLRGDVEKSKRKTEGDLKLTQEAVADLERNKKELEQTIQRKDKELSSLTAKLEDEQSLVGKLQKQIKELQARIEELEEEVEAERQARAKAEKQRSDLARELEELGERLEEAGGATSAQIELNKKREAELSKLRRDLEEANIQHEGSLANLRKKHNDAVAEMGEQIDTLNKLKARAEKEKVQYFSELNDLRAGVDHLTNEKAAQEKIAKQLQHQLNETQGKLEETNRTLNDFDAAKKKLSIENSDLLRQLEEAESQVSQLSKIKISLTTQLEDTKRLADEESRERATLLGKFRNLEHDLDNIREQVEEEAEGKADIQRQLSKANAEAQLWRTKYESEGVARAEELEEAKRKLQARLAEAEETIESLNQKVIALEKTKQRLTTEVEDLQLEVDRATAIANAAEKKQKAFDKIIGEWKLKVDDLAAELDASQKECRNYSTELFRLKGAYEEGQEQLEAVRRENKNLADEVKDLLDQIGEGGRNIHEIEKARKRLEAEKDELQAALEEAEAALEQEENKVLRSQLELSQVRQEIDRRIQEKEEEFENTRKNHQRALDSMQASLEAEAKGKAEALRMKKKLEADINELEIALDHANKANAEAQKNIKRYQQQLKDVQTALEEEQRARDDARELLGISERRANALQNELEESRTLLEQADRGRRQAEQELGDAHEQLNEIGAQNASISAAKRKLESELQTLHSDLDELLNEAKNSEEKAKKAMVDAARLADELRAEQDHAQTQEKLRKALETQIKELQVRLDEAEANALKGGKKAIQKLEQRVRELENELDGEQRRHADAQKNLRKSERRIKELSFQADEDRKNHERMQDLVDKLQQKIKTYKRQIEEAEEIAALNLAKFRKAQQELEEAEERADLAEQAIAKFRTKGRGGSAARGLSPAPHRPIQRPLFDGSAFPPRFDLQPDGDL
- the LOC105685360 gene encoding myosin heavy chain, muscle isoform X6; translated protein: MPKPIKQEGEDPDPTPYLFVSLEQKRIDQTKPYDAKKACWVPDEKEGHVLGEIKATKGDVVTVCLPGGETKDFKKDQLQQVNPPKYEKAEDMSNLTYLNDASVLHNLKQRYYHKLIYTYSGLFCVAINPYKRYPVYTQRCAKLYRGKRRNEVPPHIFAISDGAYVNMLTNSENQSMLITGESGAGKTENTKKVIAYFATVGASTKKEDNPNQKKGSLEDQVVQTNPVLEAFGNAKTVRNDNSSRFGKFIRIHFGPSGKLAGADIETYLLEKARVISQQSLERSYHIFYQMMSGAVPNLKQNCLLSDNINDYYFVSQGKTTIPGMDDGEECTLTDQAFDVLGFTQEEKDNIYKITAAVMHMGGMKFKQRGREEQAEADGTEEGERVAKLLGCDCADMYKNLLKPRIKVGNEFVTQGRNKDQVAYSVGAMSKAMFDRLFKWLVKKCNETLDTKQKRQHFIGVLDIAGFEIFDFNGFEQLCINFTNEKLQQFFNHHMFVLEQEEYKKEGIDWAFIDFGMDLLACIELIEKPMGILSILEEESMFPKATDKTFEEKLNNNHLGKSPNFLKPKPPKPGQQAAHFAIGHYAGNVPYNITGWLEKNKDPLNDSVVDQYKKSSNKLLVEIFADHPGQSGGGDAGGGGGKGGRGKKGGGFATVSSSYRDQLNNLMTTLRATQPHFVRCIIPNELKQPGLIDSHLVMHQLTCNGVLEGIRICRKGFPNRMVYPDFKLRYKILCAHLIKDPIEPRKAAEIILEHINLEPDQFRLGHTKVFFRAGVLGQMEEYRDERLSKIVSWMQAFVRGYLCRKDYKKRQEQRLALQVVQRNLRKYLQLRTWPWWKLWQKVKPLLNVSRIEDELAKWEEKATKAQEAFEREEKARKELEALNSKLLTEKTDLLRQLEGEKGSLSEYQEKAIKLGAQKADLESQLQDIADRLQQEEEARNQLFQNKKKLDQEVAGLKKDVEDLELAIQKSDQDKATKDHQIRNLNDEIAHQDELINKLNKEKKNQGEVNQKTAEELQAAEDKVNHLNKVKAKLEQTLDELEDSLEREKKLRGDVEKSKRKTEGDLKLTQEAVADLERNKKELEQTIQRKDKELSSLTAKLEDEQSLVGKLQKQIKELQARIEELEEEVEAERQARAKAEKQRSDLARELEELGERLEEAGGATSAQIELNKKREAELSKLRRDLEEANIQHEGSLANLRKKHNDAVAEMGEQIDTLNKLKARAEKEKVQYFSELNDLRAGVDHLTNEKAAQEKIAKQLQHQLNETQGKLEETNRTLNDFDAAKKKLSIENSDLLRQLEEAESQVSQLSKIKISLTTQLEDTKRLADEESRERATLLGKFRNLEHDLDNIREQVEEEAEGKADIQRQLSKANAEAQLWRTKYESEGVARAEELEEAKRKLQARLAEAEETIESLNQKVIALEKTKQRLTTEVEDLQLEVDRATAIANAAEKKQKAFDKIIGEWKLKVDDLAAELDASQKECRNYSTELFRLKGAYEEGQEQLEAVRRENKNLADEVKDLLDQIGEGGRNIHEIEKARKRLEAEKDELQAALEEAEAALEQEENKVLRSQLELSQVRQEIDRRIQEKEEEFENTRKNHQRALDSMQASLEAEAKGKAEALRMKKKLEADINELEIALDHANKANAEAQKNIKRYQQQLKDVQTALEEEQRARDDARELLGISERRANALQNELEESRTLLEQADRGRRQAEQELGDAHEQLNEIGAQNASISAAKRKLESELQTLHSDLDELLNEAKNSEEKAKKAMVDAARLADELRAEQDHAQTQEKLRKALETQIKELQVRLDEAEANALKGGKKAIQKLEQRVRELENELDGEQRRHADAQKNLRKSERRIKELSFQADEDRKNHERMQDLVDKLQQKIKTYKRQIEEAEEIAALNLAKFRKAQQELEEAEERADLAEQAIAKFRTKGRGGSAARGLSPAPHRPIQRPLFDGSAFPPRFDLQPDGDL
- the LOC105685360 gene encoding myosin heavy chain, muscle isoform X13, encoding MPKPIKQEGEDPDPTPYLFVSLEQKRIDQTKPYDAKKACWVPDEKEGHVLGEIKATKGDVVTVCLPGGETKDFKKDQLQQVNPPKYEKAEDMSNLTYLNDASVLHNLKQRYYHKLIYTYSGLFCVAINPYKRYPVYTQRCAKLYRGKRRNEVPPHIFAISDGAYVNMLTNSENQSMLITGESGAGKTENTKKVIAYFATVGASTKKEDNPNQKKGSLEDQVVQTNPVLEAFGNAKTVRNDNSSRFGKFIRIHFGPSGKLAGADIETYLLEKARVISQQSLERSYHIFYQMMSGAVPNLKQICFLSDNIYDYYNVSQGKITIPSMDDGEECQLTDQAFDVLGFTQEEKDNIYKITAAVMHMGGMKFKQRGREEQAEADGTEEGERVAKLLGCDCADMYKNLLKPRIKVGNEFVTQGRNKDQVAYSVGAMSKAMFDRLFKWLVKKCNETLDTKQKRQHFIGVLDIAGFEIFDFNGFEQLCINFTNEKLQQFFNHHMFVLEQEEYKKEGIDWAFIDFGMDLLACIELIEKPMGILSILEEESMFPKATDKTFEEKLNNNHLGKSPNFLKPKPPKPGQQAAHFAIGHYAGNVPYNITGWLEKNKDPLNDSVVDQYKKSSNKLLVEIFADHPGQSGGGDAGGGGGKGGRGKKGGGFATVSSSYRDQLNNLMTTLRATQPHFVRCIIPNELKQPGLIDSHLVMHQLTCNGVLEGIRICRKGFPNRMVYPDFKLRYKILCAHLIKDPIEPRKAAEIILEHINLEPDQFRLGHTKVFFRAGVLGQMEEYRDERLSKIVSWMQAFVRGYLCRKDYKKRQEQRLALQVVQRNLRKYLQLRTWPWWKLWQKVKPLLNVSRIEDELAKWEEKATKAQEAFEREEKARKELEALNSKLLTEKTDLLRQLEGEKGSLSEYQEKAIKLGAQKADLESQLQDIADRLQQEEEARNQLFQNKKKLDQEVAGLKKDVEDLELAIQKSDQDKATKDHQIRNLNDEIAHQDELINKLNKEKKNQGEVNQKTAEELQAAEDKVNHLNKVKAKLEQTLDELEDSLEREKKLRGDVEKSKRKTEGDLKLTQEAVADLERNKKELEQTIQRKDKELSSLTAKLEDEQSLVGKLQKQIKELQARIEELEEEVEAERQARAKAEKQRSDLARELEELGERLEEAGGATSAQIELNKKREAELSKLRRDLEEANIQHEGSLANLRKKHNDAVAEMGEQIDTLNKLKARAEKEKVQYFSELNDLRAGVDHLTNEKAAQEKIAKQLQHQLNETQGKLEETNRTLNDFDAAKKKLSIENSDLLRQLEEAESQVSQLSKIKISLTTQLEDTKRLADEESRERATLLGKFRNLEHDLDNIREQVEEEAEGKADIQRQLSKANAEAQLWRTKYESEGVARAEELEEAKRKLQARLAEAEETIESLNQKVIALEKTKQRLTTEVEDLQLEVDRATAIANAAEKKQKAFDKIIGEWKLKVDDLAAELDASQKECRNYSTELFRLKGAYEEGQEQLEAVRRENKNLADEVKDLLDQIGEGGRNIHEIEKARKRLEAEKDELQAALEEAEAALEQEENKVLRSQLELSQVRQEIDRRIQEKEEEFENTRKNHQRALDSMQASLEAEAKGKAEALRMKKKLEADINELEIALDHANKANAEAQKNIKRYQQQLKDVQTALEEEQRARDDARELLGISERRANALQNELEESRTLLEQADRGRRQAEQELGDAHEQLNEIGAQNASISAAKRKLESELQTLHSDLDELLNEAKNSEEKAKKAMVDAARLADELRAEQDHAQTQEKLRKALETQIKELQVRLDEAEANALKGGKKAIQKLEQRVRELENELDGEQRRHADAQKNLRKSERRIKELSFQADEDRKNHERMQDLVDKLQQKIKTYKRQIEEAEEIAALNLAKFRKAQQELEEAEERADLAEQAIAKFRTKGRGGSAARGLSPAPHRPIQRPLFDGSAFPPRFDLQPDGDL
- the LOC105685360 gene encoding myosin heavy chain, muscle isoform X10 translates to MPKPIKQEGEDPDPTPYLFVSLEQKRIDQTKPYDAKKACWVPDEKEGHVLGEIKATKGDVVTVCLPGGETKDFKKDQLQQVNPPKYEKAEDMSNLTYLNDASVLHNLKQRYYHKLIYTYSGLFCVAINPYKRYPVYTQRCAKLYRGKRRNEVPPHIFAISDGAYVNMLTNSENQSMLITGESGAGKTENTKKVIAYFATVGASTKKEDNPNQKKGSLEDQVVQTNPVLEAFGNAKTVRNDNSSRFGKFIRIHFGPSGKLAGADIETYLLEKARVISQQSLERSYHIFYQMMSGAVPNLKQICFLSDNIYDYYNVSQGKITIPSMDDGEECQLTDQAFDVLGFTQEEKDNIYKITAAVMHMGGMKFKQRGREEQAEADGTEEGERVAKLLGCDCADMYKNLLKPRIKVGNEFVTQGRNKDQVAYSVGAMSKAMFDRLFKWLVKKCNETLDTKQKRQHFIGVLDIAGFEIFDFNGFEQLCINFTNEKLQQFFNHHMFVLEQEEYKKEGIDWAFIDFGMDLLACIELIEKPMGILSILEEESMFPKATDKTFEEKLNNNHLGKSPNFLKPKPPKPGQQAAHFAIGHYAGNVPYNITGWLEKNKDPLNDSVVDQYKKSSNKLLVEIFADHPGQSGGGDAGGGGGKGGRGKKGGGFATVSSSYRDQLNNLMTTLRATQPHFVRCIIPNELKQPGLIDSHLVMHQLTCNGVLEGIRICRKGFPNRMVYPDFKLRYKILAPAAVDKASEPKKAAEAILDAAGLDADQFRLGHTKVFFRAGVLGQMEEYRDERLSKIVSWMQAFVRGYLCRKDYKKRQEQRLALQVVQRNLRKYLQLRTWPWWKLWQKVKPLLNVSRIEDELAKWEEKATKAQEAFEREEKARKELEALNSKLLTEKTDLLRQLEGEKGSLSEYQEKAIKLGAQKADLESQLQDIADRLQQEEEARNQLFQNKKKLDQEVAGLKKDVEDLELAIQKSDQDKATKDHQIRNLNDEIAHQDELINKLNKEKKNQGEVNQKTAEELQAAEDKVNHLNKVKAKLEQTLDELEDSLEREKKLRGDVEKSKRKTEGDLKLTQEAVADLERNKKELEQTIQRKDKELSSLTAKLEDEQSLVGKLQKQIKELQARIEELEEEVEAERQARAKAEKQRSDLARELEELGERLEEAGGATSAQIELNKKREAELSKLRRDLEEANIQHEGSLANLRKKHNDAVAEMGEQIDTLNKLKARAEKEKVQYFSELNDLRAGVDHLTNEKAAQEKIAKQLQHQLNETQGKLEETNRTLNDFDAAKKKLSIENSDLLRQLEEAESQVSQLSKIKISLTTQLEDTKRLADEESRERATLLGKFRNLEHDLDNIREQVEEEAEGKADIQRQLSKANAEAQLWRTKYESEGVARAEELEEAKRKLQARLAEAEETIESLNQKVIALEKTKQRLTTEVEDLQLEVDRATAIANAAEKKQKAFDKIIGEWKLKVDDLAAELDASQKECRNYSTELFRLKGAYEEGQEQLEAVRRENKNLADEVKDLLDQIGEGGRNIHEIEKARKRLEAEKDELQAALEEAEAALEQEENKVLRSQLELSQVRQEIDRRIQEKEEEFENTRKNHQRALDSMQASLEAEAKGKAEALRMKKKLEADINELEIALDHANKANAEAQKNIKRYQQQLKDVQTALEEEQRARDDARELLGISERRANALQNELEESRTLLEQADRGRRQAEQELGDAHEQLNEIGAQNASISAAKRKLESELQTLHSDLDELLNEAKNSEEKAKKAMVDAARLADELRAEQDHAQTQEKLRKALETQIKELQVRLDEAEANALKGGKKAIQKLEQRVRELENELDGEQRRHADAQKNLRKSERRIKELSFQADEDRKNHERMQDLVDKLQQKIKTYKRQIEEAEEIAALNLAKFRKAQQELEEAEERADLAEQAIAKFRTKGRGGSAARGLSPAPHRPIQRPLFDGSAFPPRFDLQPDGDL